A stretch of Sulfurimonas autotrophica DSM 16294 DNA encodes these proteins:
- a CDS encoding beta-ketoacyl-ACP synthase II, translated as MRRVVVTGLGMINSVGHDKESSFKAMCDGECGIDTITIFDPEKFSVKIAGEVKDFDPATVMPPKEVKKADRFIHLGLKAAEEAMADAALPEDTDMERFGISAGSGIGGLPSIEKNSVILDTRGPRRISPFFIPGALVNMLGGFVSIAHGTKGPNLSSVTACAAGTHAISEAVKTIICNGADKMLVVSAESAITGVGVGGFAAMKALSTRNDDPKHASRPFDADRDGFVMGEGAGALILEEYEDAVARGAKIYGEIIGFGESGDANHITTPSLDGPARAMKAAYKMAGEPKLDYVNAHGTSTPVNDKNETLALKELLGSKEKCPPMSSIKGQLGHCLGAAGSIEAVTCLMAMRDGIIPPTINYETPDENCDLDYVTEGARKADLNIVMSNSFGFGGTNGVLIFKKI; from the coding sequence ATGAGAAGAGTAGTAGTAACAGGTCTAGGAATGATAAATTCAGTGGGTCATGATAAAGAGAGTTCTTTTAAAGCAATGTGTGATGGTGAGTGTGGAATAGATACTATTACTATATTTGACCCTGAAAAATTCAGCGTAAAAATTGCCGGAGAAGTAAAAGATTTTGATCCTGCAACGGTTATGCCTCCTAAAGAAGTGAAAAAAGCAGACAGATTTATTCATCTTGGACTTAAAGCTGCTGAGGAAGCAATGGCAGATGCTGCACTTCCTGAAGATACGGACATGGAAAGATTTGGAATTAGTGCAGGTTCAGGAATTGGTGGTCTTCCATCAATTGAGAAAAACTCTGTTATTTTAGACACACGTGGACCTAGAAGAATTTCTCCATTTTTTATTCCCGGAGCGCTTGTAAATATGCTAGGTGGATTTGTTTCAATCGCACATGGAACAAAAGGTCCTAACCTTTCAAGTGTAACGGCATGTGCAGCAGGAACACATGCAATCAGTGAAGCAGTAAAAACTATTATATGTAATGGTGCAGATAAAATGTTAGTTGTTTCTGCAGAATCTGCAATAACAGGTGTTGGTGTAGGTGGATTTGCTGCAATGAAAGCACTTTCTACAAGAAATGATGACCCTAAACATGCATCTCGTCCTTTTGATGCTGACCGTGATGGTTTTGTTATGGGAGAAGGTGCTGGAGCATTGATACTTGAAGAGTATGAAGATGCAGTTGCACGTGGTGCGAAAATATATGGAGAAATAATCGGTTTTGGTGAAAGTGGCGATGCAAATCACATTACTACACCATCACTTGATGGTCCAGCGCGCGCTATGAAAGCTGCATATAAAATGGCAGGCGAACCTAAGCTTGATTATGTAAATGCTCACGGAACTTCTACCCCTGTAAATGATAAGAATGAGACATTAGCGCTTAAAGAGCTTCTTGGCTCAAAAGAGAAATGCCCTCCAATGAGTTCTATAAAAGGTCAACTAGGACATTGTCTTGGTGCAGCAGGAAGTATAGAAGCTGTTACATGTTTAATGGCAATGAGAGATGGAATTATTCCTCCGACAATTAATTATGAGACACCTGATGAAAACTGTGATTTAGACTATGTAACAGAGGGTGCTAGAAAAGCAGACTTAAATATTGTTATGAGTAACTCATTTGGTTTTGGCGGAACAAACGGCGTTCTTATATTCAAAAAAATCTAA
- a CDS encoding phosphoribosylglycinamide formyltransferase: protein MKSIAVLASHNGSGLDAIMQAVHEKILPLNIALVVSNNTEAKVLQKAEDYNLTCKLINAKTHNNPDDALYELLKEHDCEYIFLSGYMKKIPSILTCNFKIINSHPSLLPKYGGAGMYGRFVHEAVIKNNESKSGVTIHEVNEHYDDGKIILQKSLQISPEDTVDTLEKKIKNLEKTAIVEGLALCLK, encoded by the coding sequence ATGAAAAGTATAGCAGTTCTTGCATCCCATAACGGCAGCGGACTTGATGCCATTATGCAGGCTGTACATGAAAAAATTCTGCCTCTTAACATTGCACTTGTCGTCTCAAACAATACAGAGGCGAAAGTACTGCAAAAAGCAGAAGATTACAACCTTACATGTAAACTCATCAATGCAAAAACACATAATAATCCCGATGATGCGCTTTATGAACTACTCAAAGAACACGATTGCGAATATATTTTTTTATCCGGCTATATGAAAAAAATTCCTTCTATACTTACATGTAACTTCAAAATCATCAATTCACATCCTTCATTACTGCCAAAATATGGCGGAGCCGGTATGTATGGGAGATTTGTCCATGAAGCTGTCATCAAAAATAATGAAAGCAAAAGCGGTGTAACCATACATGAAGTAAACGAGCACTATGATGATGGAAAAATTATTTTGCAAAAATCATTACAAATTTCACCTGAGGATACTGTTGACACCCTTGAAAAAAAAATCAAAAACTTGGAAAAAACTGCAATCGTTGAAGGTCTTGCCTTGTGTTTGAAATAG
- the acpP gene encoding acyl carrier protein, with product MALLDDIKEVVVEQLSVNPDEVKPDSKFVEDLGADSLDVVELVMALEEKFDIEIPDDEAEKIQTVQDVVNYIENK from the coding sequence ATGGCACTTTTAGATGATATTAAAGAAGTAGTAGTTGAGCAATTAAGCGTTAACCCAGATGAAGTAAAACCGGATTCAAAATTCGTAGAAGATTTAGGTGCAGATAGCCTTGACGTTGTAGAATTAGTAATGGCTCTTGAAGAAAAATTCGACATCGAAATTCCTGATGATGAAGCTGAAAAGATTCAAACAGTTCAAGATGTTGTAAACTATATCGAAAACAAATAG
- the gpmI gene encoding 2,3-bisphosphoglycerate-independent phosphoglycerate mutase, translating into MSKKAILVITDGIGYCSKTEHNAFYNANKPTYDKLFSEVPHALIDTFGLSVGLPEGQMGNSEVGHMSIGSGRVLYQDLVKISLALQDGSLEQNEVLQDLFKKSDRLHLIGLMSDGGVHSHIDHFMGIADIAAKNGKTVFLHLITDGRDVSPTSAQKYLEEVRKHVNENVKIASISGRFYAMDRDNRWERIKRAYDAIVNAEPKTDMTPESYIGHSYSLGETDEFVEPTAFKDYNGMQEGDSVLTINFRSDRMREMVRAIADENFTEFERRVQDVNLATITEYDKSFPYPVMFRKDVPKNTLAEVIANAGLRQLHTAETEKYAHVTFFLNGGIDEPYENETRVLIPSPNVKTYDMKPEMSANEVCEAVLEAMDADYDFVVVNFANGDMVGHTGDFEAAKKAVEAVDEQLGKIYEKAKEKEYAFVLTSDHGNCEEMRDEYDNVLTNHTVGKVWCFVDAKGVKKVKTGGLNNIAPTVLKLMELEIPVEMDESLV; encoded by the coding sequence TTGAGTAAAAAAGCAATTTTAGTCATTACAGACGGAATAGGGTATTGCTCCAAAACAGAACATAATGCATTTTATAATGCGAATAAACCTACTTATGACAAACTTTTTAGTGAAGTGCCTCATGCTCTTATAGATACTTTTGGACTCAGTGTCGGGCTTCCCGAGGGACAGATGGGCAACTCCGAAGTCGGCCATATGAGTATAGGCAGCGGGCGTGTTTTGTATCAAGACTTAGTGAAAATTTCATTGGCACTGCAAGACGGCTCTTTAGAGCAAAATGAAGTTTTGCAAGATTTGTTTAAAAAATCGGACAGACTTCATCTTATAGGACTCATGAGTGATGGCGGTGTGCATTCACATATAGATCATTTTATGGGTATAGCAGATATAGCGGCAAAAAATGGTAAAACTGTTTTTCTTCATCTTATTACAGACGGAAGAGATGTCTCGCCTACTTCGGCACAAAAATATCTTGAGGAAGTAAGAAAACATGTCAATGAAAATGTCAAAATTGCTTCAATATCAGGACGTTTTTATGCAATGGACAGAGATAACCGCTGGGAGAGAATCAAACGGGCATATGATGCGATTGTAAATGCCGAGCCTAAAACAGATATGACACCTGAATCCTACATAGGGCACTCTTATTCACTTGGCGAAACTGACGAATTTGTAGAACCGACCGCATTTAAAGATTATAATGGAATGCAAGAAGGGGACAGTGTACTTACTATAAATTTCAGAAGTGACAGAATGCGAGAGATGGTTAGAGCCATAGCAGATGAAAATTTCACAGAGTTTGAAAGACGTGTACAAGACGTAAATTTGGCAACAATTACAGAGTATGACAAAAGTTTTCCTTATCCTGTGATGTTTAGAAAAGACGTGCCTAAAAATACTTTGGCTGAAGTGATTGCAAATGCGGGTTTGAGACAGTTGCACACGGCAGAGACGGAAAAATACGCGCATGTAACTTTCTTTTTAAACGGCGGAATTGATGAGCCGTATGAAAATGAAACACGGGTATTGATTCCTTCACCAAATGTTAAAACATATGACATGAAACCTGAAATGAGTGCAAATGAAGTCTGTGAAGCTGTTTTAGAAGCAATGGATGCCGATTATGATTTTGTTGTTGTCAATTTTGCCAACGGAGATATGGTTGGACATACCGGTGATTTTGAAGCGGCAAAAAAAGCTGTTGAGGCTGTTGATGAGCAGTTGGGCAAAATATATGAAAAAGCAAAAGAAAAAGAATACGCTTTTGTGTTGACCAGCGACCATGGAAACTGTGAAGAGATGCGTGATGAATACGACAATGTACTGACAAACCATACGGTTGGAAAAGTATGGTGTTTTGTGGATGCCAAGGGTGTGAAAAAAGTAAAAACAGGCGGACTCAACAACATAGCTCCAACTGTTTTAAAACTGATGGAATTAGAAATTCCGGTAGAAATGGACGAAAGTTTAGTTTAG
- a CDS encoding chemotaxis protein CheX has protein sequence MRAVIKDGIGVFHPQGFLDGTSSAALLSIEDIDVTVKSNASMILVSLKKVIFFNRNGLDTFVKMFQKIRTANHIVVGFCDYDKKKYDAFKKFYDDDLSFSLFQTQKIASLFSSSFKEKNKNVLLYSEDKSQRAALAIELHDNGHNPIVAQTEEEFLQKAEVKDAYDVIIENTFLGQMGQKVATRVTGNAIIYTVSSFLDAEIGSTFNIAYHNNSLNVGFRLFIFDAYKVVSMNIHALNFFSKLASSSAEYNATICFVGMSFSKTPISFKETLEDAGMMFFDQMDDILQNKKLLDELGASSAASGKNKRALNKVLVTELPNFIDATVATIEMMTNSKATKDAAKVDKIEIADKNDKIASSIGFYGDIDGMVMLVFPLGIAKKACELLIGESTDDKEMILDTLAELVNIVGGKVKTLLADEHIRVDITLPRTYHDVDGLLEVAEDKKGVQVDLSFDNDKFLFFLTR, from the coding sequence ATGAGAGCGGTAATTAAAGACGGTATCGGAGTATTTCATCCTCAAGGATTTTTGGACGGCACTTCAAGTGCTGCACTCCTGAGTATTGAAGATATTGATGTAACTGTCAAAAGTAATGCTTCTATGATTCTGGTTTCACTTAAAAAAGTAATTTTCTTTAATAGAAACGGTCTTGACACCTTTGTAAAAATGTTTCAAAAAATAAGGACTGCGAACCATATTGTCGTAGGCTTTTGCGATTATGACAAAAAAAAATACGATGCTTTTAAAAAGTTTTATGATGATGATTTAAGTTTTTCACTTTTTCAAACACAAAAAATTGCATCTCTTTTTTCTTCAAGTTTTAAAGAAAAAAATAAAAATGTTCTGCTTTACAGTGAAGACAAATCACAAAGAGCAGCACTCGCAATAGAACTGCATGATAATGGACACAATCCTATAGTTGCGCAAACCGAAGAAGAATTTTTGCAAAAAGCAGAAGTAAAAGATGCTTATGATGTCATCATTGAAAATACATTTCTTGGGCAAATGGGGCAAAAAGTTGCAACAAGAGTAACAGGTAATGCCATTATTTATACAGTATCTTCTTTTTTAGATGCCGAAATAGGCAGTACTTTTAATATTGCTTATCATAACAATTCATTAAATGTAGGTTTTAGACTCTTTATTTTCGATGCCTATAAAGTTGTCAGTATGAATATTCATGCATTGAACTTTTTCTCCAAACTCGCATCTTCTTCTGCAGAGTATAATGCAACGATCTGTTTTGTAGGTATGTCATTTAGCAAAACTCCTATCTCTTTTAAAGAAACACTTGAAGATGCCGGTATGATGTTTTTTGACCAGATGGATGATATTTTGCAAAATAAAAAACTTTTGGATGAACTTGGTGCCAGCAGTGCCGCTTCAGGAAAAAATAAACGGGCTCTGAATAAAGTCCTTGTAACAGAGTTACCAAACTTTATTGACGCGACTGTAGCAACCATAGAGATGATGACTAACTCAAAGGCGACTAAAGATGCTGCAAAAGTTGATAAAATTGAAATTGCCGATAAAAATGACAAGATAGCAAGTTCTATAGGTTTTTATGGTGATATTGACGGTATGGTAATGCTTGTTTTTCCTCTTGGCATAGCAAAAAAAGCATGTGAACTGCTTATAGGCGAAAGTACTGATGATAAAGAGATGATACTTGATACGCTTGCCGAACTTGTCAATATTGTTGGAGGAAAGGTCAAAACACTCTTGGCCGACGAACATATCCGTGTGGATATTACACTCCCTAGGACCTACCATGATGTCGACGGACTCTTAGAAGTAGCAGAGGACAAAAAGGGTGTACAAGTTGATTTATCATTTGACAATGATAAGTTTTTATTTTTCTTAACAAGATAA
- the fabG gene encoding 3-oxoacyl-ACP reductase FabG: MKFSGKNVLVTGASRGIGAEIAKTLAGFDLKVWINYRSGAAEADAVKETIEANGGSAAVIGFDVTDEAAFIDGIKTIVDADGELSYLVNNAGITKDKLALRMKTQDFMDVINANLTSAFIGCRESMKVMRKKKFGSVVNIASIVGETGNGGQTNYAASKGGVIAMTKSFAIEAATSGIRYNTVTPGFIATEMTEVLSDEVKKSFTDKIPMNRFGNPSEVAEATAFLLSDHASYITGETLKVNGGMNMA, encoded by the coding sequence ATGAAATTTAGTGGAAAAAATGTTTTAGTAACAGGTGCAAGTAGAGGAATTGGTGCAGAAATAGCAAAGACTTTGGCTGGTTTTGACCTCAAAGTATGGATAAATTACAGAAGTGGTGCAGCAGAGGCTGATGCAGTGAAAGAGACAATAGAAGCAAACGGAGGCAGTGCGGCAGTTATCGGCTTTGATGTAACAGATGAAGCGGCATTTATTGACGGGATTAAAACAATAGTAGATGCAGACGGGGAACTTTCATATCTGGTAAATAATGCGGGAATTACAAAGGATAAATTAGCTCTTCGTATGAAAACCCAAGATTTTATGGATGTTATCAATGCCAACCTGACATCTGCTTTTATCGGTTGTCGTGAATCTATGAAAGTAATGCGAAAGAAAAAATTTGGTTCGGTTGTGAACATCGCTTCAATCGTAGGTGAAACAGGTAACGGCGGACAGACAAACTATGCAGCAAGTAAAGGCGGCGTTATTGCAATGACAAAAAGTTTTGCCATAGAAGCAGCAACAAGCGGTATACGTTATAACACTGTTACACCGGGATTTATTGCAACTGAAATGACAGAAGTACTGAGTGATGAGGTGAAAAAAAGTTTTACAGACAAAATTCCTATGAATCGTTTTGGTAATCCAAGTGAAGTTGCCGAGGCGACAGCTTTTTTACTTTCAGACCACGCAAGTTATATTACAGGTGAAACTTTGAAAGTAAACGGCGGAATGAACATGGCATAA
- a CDS encoding 3'-5' exonuclease: MLANDFNLDAKSISRLSSRGLSLKTLKEQLTEELELSIELWRAQGLHVIRHQGYYYFDTKFIPIQEAEFCIVDIETNGSKIEKHQIIELAAVKVKNGQIIDRFESLVHTKEINPHITEITGIAADDTTNAPQLKDVLIRFKLFLGNAVFVAHDVKFDYSFISKSLQKIGLEPLLNRSLCSLALAERTVVSYRYALSYLNETLKLNPKARHHRAMSDVITTYGLFLLSLDNLDENIKTVEDLIKFSKEAPRLKRPKFDPLLEVKQEEKGQ; the protein is encoded by the coding sequence ATGCTTGCTAATGATTTTAATCTCGATGCAAAGAGCATTTCACGTCTCTCTTCACGCGGACTCTCTTTAAAAACACTCAAAGAACAACTTACTGAGGAGTTGGAACTCTCCATAGAACTGTGGAGAGCCCAAGGTTTACATGTAATCAGACATCAGGGATATTATTACTTTGATACAAAATTCATTCCTATCCAGGAAGCAGAATTTTGCATAGTCGACATTGAGACAAACGGTTCAAAAATAGAAAAACACCAGATTATTGAGCTTGCTGCGGTAAAAGTAAAAAACGGACAGATCATCGATAGATTTGAATCGTTAGTCCATACAAAAGAAATTAATCCTCATATCACTGAGATTACCGGTATAGCTGCTGATGACACAACAAATGCTCCACAGCTCAAAGATGTACTTATACGTTTTAAACTCTTTTTAGGCAATGCCGTATTTGTTGCCCATGATGTCAAGTTTGATTATAGTTTTATATCTAAAAGCCTGCAAAAAATCGGTTTGGAGCCGCTTTTAAACAGGAGTCTCTGCTCTCTCGCTTTAGCTGAGCGCACGGTTGTATCTTACAGATATGCACTTTCATATTTAAATGAAACACTTAAACTAAATCCAAAAGCACGACATCACAGAGCGATGAGCGATGTTATCACTACCTATGGATTATTTTTGTTGAGTCTGGATAATTTGGATGAGAATATAAAAACGGTGGAGGATCTTATAAAGTTTTCTAAAGAAGCACCGCGTCTGAAGCGTCCAAAATTCGACCCGCTTTTAGAGGTGAAACAAGAGGAAAAAGGGCAGTAA
- a CDS encoding trimeric intracellular cation channel family protein has product MFEIAEYIGIIAFSMSGFFVAAKNKLDLLGVLIATFLTALGGGIMRDVTINKVPFTFSHNYPALIVIFVLLLLIIFKFHKRNSIENKALFILSDSIGLVSFSISGALIAIESNFNLTGIITMSLLTAVGGGIARDVIINEVPFVLKTGFYGTVSILIAIILYALHTLHVTTYTNISILFFAALTLRLIAYYAKWSIPLK; this is encoded by the coding sequence GTGTTTGAAATAGCAGAATATATAGGCATTATTGCTTTTTCAATGAGTGGATTCTTTGTTGCAGCAAAAAATAAACTTGACTTGCTCGGAGTGCTCATAGCCACATTTTTAACAGCTCTGGGCGGTGGGATAATGAGAGATGTCACCATTAACAAAGTACCTTTTACCTTTTCCCATAATTATCCAGCACTTATTGTTATTTTTGTTTTACTACTTTTAATCATCTTTAAATTTCATAAACGTAACTCCATTGAGAACAAAGCACTTTTTATTTTAAGTGATTCTATCGGCTTGGTTTCTTTTAGCATCTCAGGTGCACTCATTGCCATTGAAAGCAATTTTAATCTAACGGGAATCATAACCATGTCTTTGCTTACCGCAGTGGGAGGAGGAATAGCCCGTGATGTCATTATAAACGAAGTTCCTTTTGTTTTAAAAACAGGATTTTACGGCACCGTTTCCATACTTATTGCTATTATTTTATATGCTCTACACACCTTACATGTAACCACATACACAAATATTTCCATCCTCTTTTTTGCAGCGCTGACACTGAGACTTATTGCTTATTATGCAAAATGGTCTATTCCGTTAAAATAA
- the mraY gene encoding phospho-N-acetylmuramoyl-pentapeptide-transferase, which translates to MLYFIHEFFDINILGYITIRAGIAFFIALTLTLYLMPKFIRWAQKTSSVQPINEWAPERHQEKISTPTMGGVIFIGATLIASLLTIRLNNTYALGGLLTLMLFALIGFQDDFAKIKKNENLAGFKARTKLALQIISALIIACFLCYFADFNTDLYVPFLKTPLLDMGAFAILLWILVIVSTSNAVNLTDGLDGLATVPSIVALSTFSIIIYIIGNVKISSYLLMPHFEVSEVAIIASALVGALTGFLWYNCHPAEVFMGDSGSLTIGAFLGYLAIISKSEILLLLIGSIFVIETLSVILQVGSYKLRKKRVFLMAPIHHHFEMKKWAENKIIVRFWIIAILSNILALITLKIR; encoded by the coding sequence TTGCTATATTTTATACATGAATTTTTCGACATCAACATCTTAGGGTACATCACTATCCGTGCAGGTATTGCTTTTTTTATTGCCTTGACACTCACATTATATTTAATGCCGAAATTTATTCGATGGGCACAAAAAACATCGAGTGTACAGCCTATAAATGAATGGGCACCCGAGAGGCACCAAGAAAAAATTTCTACCCCTACAATGGGAGGCGTAATATTTATCGGTGCAACGCTCATTGCCTCGCTTTTAACAATTAGATTAAACAATACCTACGCTCTCGGTGGATTGTTAACACTCATGCTTTTTGCACTTATTGGGTTTCAGGATGATTTCGCGAAAATCAAAAAAAATGAAAACCTAGCAGGGTTTAAAGCAAGAACAAAACTTGCATTACAAATCATTTCAGCTTTGATTATTGCCTGTTTTTTATGTTATTTTGCCGACTTTAACACAGATTTGTATGTGCCATTTTTAAAAACACCTCTGCTTGATATGGGTGCATTTGCCATACTACTTTGGATTTTAGTCATTGTCTCCACATCCAATGCGGTCAATTTGACAGACGGGCTTGACGGCCTTGCAACCGTGCCTTCCATTGTTGCACTCTCAACATTCAGCATCATTATATACATTATCGGAAACGTCAAAATAAGTTCTTACCTGCTTATGCCTCATTTTGAAGTGAGTGAAGTTGCCATAATTGCCAGTGCGCTTGTCGGTGCATTAACAGGCTTTTTATGGTACAACTGCCATCCAGCAGAGGTTTTTATGGGAGACAGCGGTTCTTTGACTATCGGAGCATTTTTAGGTTATTTGGCAATCATCAGTAAAAGTGAGATTCTTTTACTGCTTATTGGTTCTATATTCGTTATAGAAACACTCTCTGTAATTTTACAGGTAGGCAGTTATAAACTGCGAAAAAAACGGGTATTTTTAATGGCGCCGATTCATCACCATTTTGAAATGAAAAAATGGGCGGAAAATAAAATCATTGTCAGGTTTTGGATTATTGCCATTCTCTCAAATATCCTGGCTCTTATTACACTCAAAATCAGATAA
- a CDS encoding phosphoribosylanthranilate isomerase produces the protein MRTKICGITSYEDAIMAIDAGADALGFVFYEKSPRYLTPLQAKKIIQKLPPFIEKVALFVNVDAQTVNATCKDVGATLAQIHFDADTAFYDALEIPHIKVIRAQKKEDILKYSDEYRLVDAYCEAYGGAGKQINTEWFEGINCSKIILAGGLNPQNITALKKYGFYAFDVSSGVEISHGKKDAKKVKEFIQNAC, from the coding sequence ATGCGTACAAAAATCTGCGGCATTACCTCTTATGAAGATGCAATAATGGCAATAGATGCCGGAGCTGATGCTCTTGGATTTGTATTTTATGAAAAATCACCGCGCTATCTAACACCTTTGCAGGCCAAAAAGATTATTCAAAAACTGCCTCCCTTTATTGAAAAAGTGGCTTTATTCGTCAATGTAGATGCACAAACGGTCAATGCTACATGTAAAGATGTCGGTGCCACACTTGCCCAAATTCATTTTGATGCAGATACAGCATTTTATGATGCGCTTGAAATTCCTCACATCAAAGTAATACGTGCACAAAAAAAAGAAGATATACTTAAATACTCTGATGAATACAGACTTGTTGATGCTTACTGCGAAGCTTATGGCGGCGCAGGCAAGCAAATAAATACAGAATGGTTTGAGGGTATTAACTGCTCCAAAATAATTCTTGCCGGCGGACTCAATCCGCAAAATATTACCGCATTAAAAAAGTACGGTTTTTATGCTTTTGATGTCAGCAGCGGCGTTGAAATATCACACGGTAAAAAAGATGCAAAAAAAGTAAAAGAGTTTATACAAAATGCTTGCTAA
- the accA gene encoding acetyl-CoA carboxylase carboxyl transferase subunit alpha: MATYLDFEYKIKFIQEDIISAQVRHDQGAVEELKKKLDKEVAKIYKNLSDFQKLQLARHLDRPYALDYINLIMRDKYEIHGDRHFRDDAAIICYIGYIGDEKVMVIGEQKGRGTKNKLKRNFGMPHPEGYRKALRAAKLAEKFNLPLLMLIDTPGAYPGIGAEERNQSEAIARNLLEFAELKTPTVSVVIGEGGSGGALAIGVADKFAMMRYSIFSVISPEGCAAILWNNPKKVETATNALKITSADLKELDLIDDIIDEPLIGAHREKEKAAEVLKDYFLEEVSKLKAMSDEERMDTRYAKLTKPGAFKE, encoded by the coding sequence TTGGCTACATACTTAGACTTTGAATATAAAATAAAATTTATTCAAGAAGACATAATTTCTGCACAAGTTCGCCATGATCAGGGCGCTGTTGAAGAGTTAAAAAAGAAGCTGGATAAAGAAGTTGCAAAGATTTATAAAAATCTTTCTGATTTTCAAAAGCTTCAACTTGCACGTCATCTTGATCGTCCTTACGCACTTGATTATATTAATCTCATTATGAGAGATAAGTATGAAATTCACGGAGACAGACACTTTCGTGATGATGCTGCCATTATCTGCTATATTGGCTATATCGGCGATGAAAAAGTTATGGTTATCGGCGAGCAAAAAGGGCGTGGAACTAAAAATAAGCTCAAGCGAAATTTTGGTATGCCGCATCCTGAAGGTTATAGAAAAGCATTACGTGCTGCAAAATTAGCCGAGAAATTTAATTTGCCACTTTTGATGCTTATAGACACACCGGGTGCATACCCTGGAATAGGTGCAGAAGAGAGAAATCAAAGTGAGGCAATTGCAAGAAATCTACTGGAATTTGCAGAATTGAAAACACCTACTGTTTCTGTGGTTATTGGAGAAGGGGGTTCAGGTGGTGCACTTGCTATCGGTGTAGCTGATAAATTTGCTATGATGCGATATTCTATATTTAGCGTTATTTCTCCTGAGGGCTGTGCAGCAATTCTTTGGAATAATCCTAAAAAAGTGGAAACTGCTACCAATGCGCTTAAGATCACCAGTGCAGATTTAAAAGAGCTTGATTTAATTGATGATATTATTGATGAGCCTTTGATCGGCGCACACAGAGAAAAAGAAAAAGCGGCAGAAGTTCTTAAAGACTACTTTTTAGAAGAAGTAAGCAAACTCAAAGCAATGAGTGATGAAGAAAGAATGGACACTCGTTATGCTAAACTGACAAAGCCAGGGGCTTTTAAAGAGTAG
- the rpe gene encoding ribulose-phosphate 3-epimerase, with protein MQVAPSILSADFGNLARDVQEICDAGCDLVHVDIMDGHFVPNLTIGPVVVSAIAKAATKPLDIHLMVENNTFFVELFAPLKPQYISFHIEEEKHPHRLIQKIRSLGIKPCIVLNPNTIPEELEYILEDLDMVLLMSVNPGFGGQTFIESVLPKAKKLNEMRKRLNPECLIQVDGGVSDKNIHALKEAGVDVVVAGSYVFKHEDRAKAIKSLQI; from the coding sequence ATGCAAGTAGCTCCTAGTATTCTCTCAGCAGACTTTGGAAATTTGGCACGTGATGTACAAGAAATATGTGACGCGGGATGTGATTTAGTCCATGTGGATATAATGGATGGTCATTTTGTACCCAATCTTACCATAGGTCCCGTTGTTGTCTCCGCAATAGCCAAAGCTGCTACAAAACCGCTTGATATTCACCTAATGGTAGAGAACAACACATTTTTTGTAGAGCTGTTTGCTCCTTTAAAACCGCAATATATCTCTTTTCATATAGAAGAAGAAAAACATCCCCACAGACTGATTCAAAAAATCCGCTCACTTGGTATAAAACCATGTATTGTTCTCAATCCTAACACAATTCCCGAAGAACTTGAATACATTCTTGAAGATTTGGATATGGTTCTGCTTATGAGTGTCAATCCTGGTTTTGGAGGACAGACATTTATTGAGTCTGTACTTCCAAAAGCAAAAAAACTCAATGAGATGAGAAAAAGACTCAATCCTGAGTGTCTTATTCAAGTAGACGGCGGTGTTAGTGATAAAAACATCCATGCACTCAAAGAAGCCGGTGTTGATGTTGTAGTTGCAGGCAGTTATGTTTTTAAACATGAAGACAGAGCTAAAGCTATAAAGAGTCTGCAAATATAA